A region from the Geobacter benzoatilyticus genome encodes:
- the secY gene encoding preprotein translocase subunit SecY — protein sequence MIEAFQNIFRIPELKKRVLFSLGMLAVYRIGCHIPTPGIDSTALAHFFAQARGTLLGLFDMFSGGALEKLTVFALGIMPYISSSIIFQLLTVVVPAIEKLSKEGESGRKKIVQYTRYGTIVLSVVQALGISIGLESMRGPAGELVVPSPGWGFRIMTVITLTAGTAFIMWLGEQMSEKGIGNGISLIIFAGIVARIPVALGNSLRLLKTGQISLFVILFILIFMFAVIAAIVFVERGQRRLPIHYAKRVVGLKTYGGQTSHLPLKVNMAGVIPPIFASSIIMFPATIANFINVPWVQNAAKSLTPGNLAYDVFYVAFIVFFCYFYTAVSFNPVDVAENVKKHGGYIPGIRPGKETSDYLDRVLTKLTFAGAIYISVVCVLPSILIGKFNLPFYFGGTALLIAVGVGMDTAAQIESHLITRSYEGFMKGVRVRGRK from the coding sequence TTGATCGAGGCGTTTCAAAACATCTTCAGAATACCAGAACTTAAGAAGCGAGTGTTATTTTCCCTGGGAATGCTGGCAGTCTATCGAATAGGCTGTCATATCCCAACTCCAGGAATTGACAGCACCGCACTTGCTCACTTTTTCGCTCAAGCCCGTGGTACACTCCTCGGGCTTTTCGACATGTTTTCTGGCGGTGCTTTGGAAAAACTTACTGTATTTGCTCTCGGCATTATGCCGTACATTTCTTCATCCATTATATTCCAGCTCCTAACGGTTGTAGTGCCTGCCATTGAAAAACTTTCAAAGGAAGGCGAGTCAGGCCGTAAGAAAATTGTTCAGTATACGCGGTACGGTACGATTGTGCTGAGTGTGGTTCAGGCCCTTGGTATCAGCATCGGTTTGGAAAGTATGCGCGGTCCAGCTGGGGAACTTGTAGTGCCGAGTCCTGGCTGGGGCTTCCGGATAATGACGGTAATAACTCTCACTGCTGGCACTGCATTTATTATGTGGCTTGGTGAGCAGATGTCGGAAAAGGGAATCGGTAACGGCATCTCGTTGATTATATTTGCGGGTATTGTCGCAAGAATTCCCGTCGCCTTGGGTAACTCGTTGCGCTTGCTTAAAACAGGGCAGATTTCTCTTTTTGTAATTTTATTTATCCTTATTTTCATGTTTGCAGTAATTGCTGCAATTGTTTTTGTTGAGCGCGGGCAACGCCGGTTACCCATCCATTACGCTAAGCGCGTGGTGGGCCTGAAGACATATGGCGGACAGACTTCGCATTTACCTCTCAAAGTAAATATGGCCGGAGTTATACCGCCAATTTTCGCATCTTCAATAATAATGTTCCCCGCGACGATTGCGAACTTCATCAACGTCCCGTGGGTGCAAAATGCAGCAAAGAGCCTGACGCCGGGCAACTTGGCGTATGATGTATTTTATGTTGCATTTATCGTGTTCTTCTGCTATTTCTACACGGCTGTTTCTTTTAACCCTGTAGATGTTGCGGAAAATGTAAAAAAGCATGGTGGGTATATTCCGGGTATTCGTCCCGGTAAAGAGACGTCGGATTATTTGGATCGTGTCCTGACAAAGTTAACCTTTGCGGGAGCAATCTATATATCTGTTGTTTGTGTCCTTCCGTCTATCCTTATAGGAAAGTTTAACCTGCCCTTCTATTTTGGGGGTACTGCCCTTCTGATAGCTGTGGGGGTGGGGATGGATACTGCGGCACAGATTGAATCCCATCTGATAACCCGAAGTTATGAAGGGTTTATGAAGGGTGTTCGGGTCAGAGGGAGAAAGTAA
- a CDS encoding adenylate kinase has product MNLIFLGPPGAGKGTQAVFVTKEYGIPQISTGDILRSAVANQTPMGVKAKRYMDDGLLVPDDVVVGIVEERLASSDCDGGFILDGFPRTVAQADALGAMLHGAGRAIAHVISFEVDHSVLLGRLTGRRMCRSCGRGFHVLFDRPSVEGRCDACGGELFQRDDDKEETIRRRLDVYDEQTSPLKSYYADKGLLRKVDALGTIESVQSAIQCILVGR; this is encoded by the coding sequence CTGAATCTTATCTTTCTTGGTCCTCCCGGGGCGGGAAAGGGGACGCAGGCTGTTTTTGTTACCAAGGAATATGGGATTCCTCAAATTTCAACGGGCGATATTCTGCGCTCTGCGGTGGCAAATCAGACTCCCATGGGTGTGAAGGCCAAGCGTTACATGGATGACGGTCTGCTTGTCCCGGATGATGTTGTTGTTGGTATTGTTGAAGAGCGTCTTGCATCCAGTGATTGTGATGGTGGTTTTATTCTGGACGGCTTTCCTCGTACCGTGGCCCAGGCTGATGCTTTGGGGGCTATGCTGCATGGGGCGGGGCGGGCAATCGCACATGTTATATCTTTTGAGGTCGATCATTCCGTGCTCCTGGGCCGACTTACCGGTAGGCGCATGTGCAGGTCGTGCGGACGTGGCTTTCATGTGCTTTTTGATCGTCCGTCTGTAGAAGGGCGTTGTGATGCTTGCGGTGGCGAGCTTTTCCAGCGTGACGATGATAAGGAAGAAACCATTCGTCGTAGACTTGATGTGTATGATGAGCAAACGTCTCCCTTGAAGTCCTATTATGCTGACAAAGGATTGTTGAGAAAGGTGGACGCACTTGGAACCATTGAGTCTGTGCAGTCGGCTATTCAATGTATCCTGGTGGGCAGGTAG
- the map gene encoding type I methionyl aminopeptidase has translation MIVLKSPQEIEKMRSAGKIVAEILDILRSEVKVGVTTRHLNDLAEKEARKRKSVPAFKGYGGFPFALCCSVNEQVVHGMPSDRSLVEGDIVSLDFGVVLAGYYSDAAITVPVSRIDSRTEQLVKVTEDSLYAAIDVATPGNRLSDISHAVQKYVEHRGFSVVRDFVGHGIGKKLHESPQVPNFGEPGRGVKLKPGMVLAIEPMINEKGFEVKVLSDGWTAVTCDGGMSAHFEHTVAITEHGPEILTKL, from the coding sequence GTGATTGTACTTAAATCACCTCAAGAGATTGAAAAGATGCGGTCCGCCGGTAAAATTGTGGCGGAGATTCTGGATATACTGAGGTCGGAAGTAAAGGTGGGAGTAACTACTCGCCATCTTAATGACCTGGCAGAGAAAGAAGCTCGCAAGCGCAAGTCAGTTCCCGCTTTTAAGGGGTATGGAGGTTTTCCGTTTGCGCTATGCTGTTCAGTTAATGAGCAGGTCGTACATGGGATGCCCAGTGATCGAAGCTTAGTCGAGGGGGACATTGTCAGCCTCGATTTCGGTGTTGTGCTTGCCGGGTATTACAGTGATGCAGCTATTACGGTTCCGGTTTCTAGAATCGATTCTCGCACTGAGCAACTAGTAAAAGTGACGGAAGATTCACTTTACGCTGCAATAGATGTTGCGACTCCTGGAAACAGGTTGTCTGATATTTCTCACGCAGTACAAAAATATGTGGAGCATCGCGGTTTTTCGGTTGTGAGAGATTTTGTCGGTCATGGTATAGGCAAAAAACTCCACGAGAGCCCGCAGGTGCCCAATTTCGGTGAGCCGGGACGAGGTGTAAAGTTAAAGCCCGGAATGGTTCTGGCCATTGAGCCGATGATTAATGAAAAGGGTTTTGAAGTAAAAGTCCTTAGTGATGGGTGGACAGCTGTTACCTGTGATGGTGGTATGTCAGCGCATTTTGAACATACTGTTGCCATCACTGAGCATGGTCCTGAAATACTTACCAAGCTTTAG
- the rpmJ gene encoding 50S ribosomal protein L36, whose protein sequence is MKVRASVKKICDKCKIIKRKGIVRVICETPKHTQRQG, encoded by the coding sequence ATGAAAGTACGGGCATCTGTTAAGAAAATTTGTGACAAATGCAAAATAATCAAGCGCAAGGGAATCGTTCGTGTTATTTGCGAAACTCCCAAGCATACTCAGAGACAAGGTTAA
- the rpsM gene encoding 30S ribosomal protein S13 — MARIAGIDLPRNKRIEIALTYIYGIGRTTAQKILAESGINSDTRSDNLTEAEVAKIREYIDKNVKVEGDLRRDISMNIKRLMDLGCYRGLRHRKGLPVRGQRTKTNARTRKGPARTVAGKKK, encoded by the coding sequence TTGGCACGCATTGCAGGTATTGACCTACCAAGGAACAAGCGGATAGAGATTGCGCTCACGTATATTTACGGGATTGGCCGCACAACCGCGCAAAAAATTCTAGCTGAATCGGGAATCAATTCTGATACACGATCTGACAACCTGACAGAAGCTGAAGTCGCAAAAATCAGGGAGTACATTGATAAAAATGTCAAGGTTGAGGGTGACCTCCGTCGTGATATTTCCATGAATATTAAGCGGCTTATGGACCTTGGGTGCTATCGTGGCCTTCGTCATAGGAAGGGGCTTCCCGTTCGTGGCCAAAGGACTAAGACCAATGCGAGAACTCGCAAAGGTCCTGCCAGAACTGTTGCTGGTAAGAAGAAATAG
- the rpsK gene encoding 30S ribosomal protein S11 has translation MASPAKKVVKKKKEKKNIPNGVAHIQATFNNTIITITDPAGNVVAWSSAGGKGFKGSRKSTPFAAQIAAEDCARKAQDHGMRSVEVYVKGPGSGRESALRALQAAGFHVNFIRDVTPIPHNGCRPPKRRRV, from the coding sequence ATGGCTAGCCCAGCTAAGAAGGTCGTAAAAAAGAAGAAGGAAAAGAAAAATATACCCAATGGCGTTGCGCATATTCAGGCGACGTTCAATAATACAATTATCACGATTACTGATCCTGCCGGAAACGTTGTTGCGTGGTCTTCAGCCGGAGGCAAGGGCTTCAAGGGGTCGCGTAAAAGCACTCCGTTTGCTGCCCAGATTGCTGCTGAAGATTGTGCCCGCAAGGCACAGGATCATGGGATGCGTAGTGTCGAAGTTTATGTAAAAGGTCCGGGGTCTGGCCGGGAGTCTGCATTGCGTGCTCTTCAGGCAGCTGGCTTCCATGTGAACTTCATTCGTGACGTAACGCCGATTCCGCATAACGGCTGCCGTCCGCCGAAGCGCAGAAGAGTCTAA
- the rpsD gene encoding 30S ribosomal protein S4, translating into MARYTGPSCRLCRRENIELFLKGERCYTDKCAIKRRNYPPGQHGQGRPKVSNYGIQLREKQKVRRIYGVLEKQFRGYFEEADRKKGVTGENLLSLLERRFDNVVYRLGFASSRTEARILVRHNHFTLNGRKANIPSIQLKAGDVIELKEKSRKIACISESLDAVVRRGIPQWLELDKDNFKGVVKLLPSREDIAMPIQEQLIVELYSK; encoded by the coding sequence TTGGCTAGATATACAGGTCCTTCCTGCAGGCTTTGCAGGCGGGAGAATATTGAATTGTTTTTGAAGGGTGAGCGTTGCTACACTGATAAGTGTGCTATTAAACGTCGTAATTATCCTCCCGGTCAACATGGGCAGGGGCGGCCGAAGGTTTCCAACTACGGGATCCAGCTCCGTGAAAAGCAGAAGGTTCGCCGGATTTATGGCGTACTCGAGAAGCAGTTCAGGGGCTATTTTGAGGAAGCTGATCGCAAAAAAGGCGTGACTGGTGAGAACCTGTTGTCCCTTCTTGAGCGCCGTTTCGACAATGTTGTTTACCGCCTTGGTTTTGCTTCTTCACGCACGGAAGCTAGAATTCTGGTGCGTCATAATCATTTTACCCTAAATGGCAGGAAGGCTAATATCCCTTCTATCCAGCTCAAGGCTGGAGATGTTATTGAGTTGAAGGAAAAGAGCCGTAAGATTGCCTGCATCAGCGAGTCCCTTGATGCGGTCGTTCGCCGTGGTATCCCCCAGTGGCTTGAGCTTGACAAGGATAACTTCAAAGGTGTTGTGAAACTTCTTCCTTCTCGTGAGGATATTGCGATGCCGATTCAAGAGCAACTTATCGTCGAGCTTTACTCCAAGTAA
- a CDS encoding DNA-directed RNA polymerase subunit alpha has translation MYRNWRDLISPKKLQVESESLTNTYGKFFAEPFERGFGTTLGNSLRRVLLSSLQGAAITSVKIKGVLHEFSSIPGVTEDVTNIILNLKGVSLKMYGNESRVVRIIHKGDGIIKAGDIVSDANVEILNPDHHIATCSKDANLEMEMVVKLGKGYVPADRNRDEKAPVGTIPIDAIFSPIKKVNFTVTNARVGQMTDYDKLILELWTNGSIVPEDAVAFAAKILKEQLSIFINFDEEAEPAEEAETEEEREKINENLYRSVDELELSVRSANCLKNAGIKMIGELVSRSEAEMLKTQNFGRKSLNEIKDILADMGLTLGMKLDGFPDPEVMRRIRGERKDEE, from the coding sequence ATGTACAGAAACTGGCGCGACCTGATCAGCCCCAAAAAGCTTCAGGTTGAAAGTGAATCGCTTACCAATACATACGGAAAATTTTTTGCAGAACCCTTTGAGCGCGGTTTTGGCACGACTCTCGGAAACTCTTTGAGAAGAGTGCTTCTTTCGTCGCTTCAAGGTGCAGCTATTACTTCGGTTAAAATCAAAGGCGTTCTTCACGAGTTTTCTTCCATCCCTGGTGTTACAGAGGATGTTACGAATATTATTCTTAATCTGAAGGGCGTCAGCCTCAAGATGTATGGCAATGAGTCCCGGGTAGTGAGAATCATTCATAAGGGCGACGGGATCATCAAGGCCGGCGATATCGTATCTGATGCCAATGTCGAGATTCTGAACCCTGATCATCATATTGCCACTTGCTCCAAGGACGCCAATCTTGAGATGGAAATGGTGGTCAAGCTTGGAAAGGGTTATGTGCCGGCAGACCGTAACCGTGATGAAAAGGCGCCTGTTGGAACTATCCCGATTGATGCCATCTTCTCGCCCATAAAGAAAGTGAATTTCACCGTTACAAACGCTCGTGTTGGTCAGATGACCGACTATGACAAGCTTATACTTGAGCTTTGGACCAATGGAAGCATTGTTCCTGAGGACGCGGTAGCTTTTGCTGCAAAGATTCTGAAGGAACAACTCAGCATCTTCATCAACTTCGATGAGGAAGCAGAGCCTGCGGAAGAAGCTGAGACCGAAGAAGAGCGTGAGAAGATAAACGAGAATCTTTATCGTTCTGTGGATGAGCTCGAGTTATCCGTGCGTTCAGCTAATTGCCTCAAGAATGCCGGCATAAAAATGATTGGTGAGCTTGTGTCCCGTTCTGAGGCTGAGATGCTCAAGACGCAAAATTTCGGGCGTAAGTCACTGAATGAGATCAAGGACATTCTGGCAGACATGGGACTTACTCTCGGAATGAAGCTTGATGGCTTTCCTGACCCGGAAGTCATGCGCAGAATCCGCGGTGAGCGGAAAGACGAAGAATAA
- a CDS encoding IS256 family transposase, giving the protein MVRSTVEETLNRMLDAEADRLCNAEKYQRHEARADTRAGYYQRKLQTKAGEVTLNMPKLRRQTFETAIIERYRRRETSVEEALIEMYLAGVSVRRIEDITETLWGTKVSPGTISNLNKKVYAKIEEWRNRPIKGEFPYVYLDGIVLKRSWGGEVTNVSVLVAIGVNDQGYRKILGVCEGAKEDKAGWSSFLRHLKERGLTGVRLFITDACMGLVESLAEFYPQTKWQRCTVHFYRNVFSVVPAKRMAEVAAMLKAIHASEDKKAALEKAEAVFAKLEAMKLKEAAKKVQESIAETLSYYDFPREHRIRIRTNNALERIMKEIRRRTKVVGAFPDGHSALMLCAARLRHIAGTQWGTKRYLNIDLLREQELNQQLEGAEAV; this is encoded by the coding sequence ATGGTCCGCAGTACCGTAGAAGAGACCCTGAACCGAATGCTCGATGCCGAGGCAGACCGTTTGTGTAACGCCGAGAAGTATCAGCGTCATGAGGCCAGAGCCGATACCCGAGCCGGCTATTACCAGCGTAAGCTCCAGACTAAGGCCGGAGAAGTGACGTTAAACATGCCGAAGCTCCGGCGCCAGACCTTTGAGACGGCCATCATCGAGCGCTACCGTCGGCGTGAAACCTCGGTGGAAGAAGCGTTGATCGAGATGTACCTGGCCGGTGTTTCAGTAAGACGAATCGAAGACATTACCGAAACCCTGTGGGGAACCAAGGTCAGTCCCGGCACTATCAGCAACCTTAACAAGAAGGTCTACGCCAAGATCGAGGAGTGGCGAAACCGTCCCATCAAAGGGGAGTTCCCCTACGTCTATCTGGACGGCATCGTGCTTAAGCGCTCCTGGGGCGGCGAAGTGACCAATGTCTCGGTACTAGTAGCCATCGGCGTCAATGACCAAGGATATCGCAAAATCCTCGGTGTCTGCGAAGGGGCCAAGGAAGACAAGGCCGGCTGGTCGAGCTTCCTGCGCCACCTCAAAGAGCGGGGTCTCACTGGCGTGCGGCTGTTCATCACCGACGCTTGCATGGGGCTTGTGGAATCCCTGGCTGAGTTCTACCCGCAAACCAAATGGCAGCGCTGCACGGTTCATTTCTACCGCAATGTCTTCAGCGTGGTGCCGGCAAAGCGGATGGCGGAAGTAGCGGCCATGCTCAAGGCGATCCATGCGTCGGAAGACAAGAAGGCGGCCCTGGAAAAGGCCGAGGCTGTCTTTGCCAAGCTGGAGGCGATGAAGCTCAAGGAAGCGGCCAAGAAGGTTCAGGAATCGATTGCCGAAACCTTGTCTTACTATGACTTTCCCCGCGAGCATCGCATCCGCATCCGGACCAATAACGCCCTTGAACGGATCATGAAAGAGATCCGACGGCGGACGAAAGTTGTTGGCGCTTTCCCCGACGGGCACTCGGCATTGATGCTCTGCGCCGCTAGACTGCGTCACATTGCTGGAACCCAGTGGGGAACGAAACGCTACCTCAATATCGATCTTCTCAGAGAACAGGAACTGAACCAGCAACTCGAAGGGGCTGAGGCTGTCTAA
- a CDS encoding ferritin family protein: protein MPDFGTPFSGLAHGRKLSPAELVRAIRFMVAAEYEAIQLYMQLAESTDDELAKAVLTDIADEERVHAGEFLKLLSHLAPDEETFYAKGAEEVEEMAGELKKTAAGSKTGKSKMKA, encoded by the coding sequence ATGCCTGACTTCGGAACGCCCTTTTCCGGCCTTGCCCATGGACGGAAGTTGTCTCCGGCCGAGTTGGTCAGAGCCATCCGTTTCATGGTGGCCGCTGAGTACGAGGCCATTCAGCTCTATATGCAGTTGGCCGAGTCGACGGATGATGAGCTAGCCAAGGCCGTGCTTACGGATATTGCCGACGAGGAGAGAGTTCACGCCGGAGAATTTCTTAAGCTCCTATCCCACTTGGCCCCCGATGAAGAGACGTTCTATGCCAAGGGGGCCGAAGAGGTAGAGGAAATGGCGGGAGAACTGAAAAAGACTGCCGCCGGGTCCAAAACCGGCAAGTCGAAAATGAAAGCCTGA
- a CDS encoding ABC transporter permease, with protein sequence MLERLKCMLVKEIIQALRDPRMRFILFIIPAVQTVIFGYAVNTDVRNVKTAIYDQDNTRQSRDLVARFQRSGYFLITERIGSEPWVRELMDRGSVKVILRMNRGFGASLDAGRTAPLQMILDGTDSNTAGIVLNYASRIAAGFSEELQASQLARHMGTPPATAGVQLQSRAWFNENLESSNYYVPAVIANIVLVITMLLSSMAVVREKEIGTMEQMIVTPISKSEFILGKTIPFVLIGFIDVAVITAVSVFWFEVPIRGSLLLLFGATALFLMSALGFGLFISTVSTTQQQAMMSSFFFIFPAMLLSGFAFPIENMPTIVQYFTYLNPLRYYLVIIRGIFLKGVGAQVLWPQMAGLLILGGIILAFAVKRFRKTLS encoded by the coding sequence ATGCTCGAGCGGCTCAAGTGCATGCTGGTGAAGGAAATAATCCAGGCGCTGCGTGACCCCCGGATGCGCTTCATCCTGTTCATCATCCCGGCGGTCCAGACGGTAATCTTCGGCTATGCGGTGAATACCGACGTGCGAAATGTGAAAACCGCCATATACGACCAGGACAACACCAGGCAGAGCCGTGATTTGGTTGCCCGCTTCCAGCGCTCGGGTTATTTCCTGATCACTGAGCGGATCGGAAGTGAGCCCTGGGTGCGCGAACTAATGGACCGGGGCAGTGTGAAGGTGATCCTCAGAATGAACCGGGGCTTCGGCGCCAGCCTCGATGCCGGGCGCACGGCTCCGCTCCAGATGATCCTCGACGGCACCGACTCCAACACTGCCGGCATCGTCCTGAACTACGCCTCACGCATAGCCGCAGGATTCAGCGAAGAACTGCAGGCCAGCCAACTCGCCCGCCACATGGGCACCCCCCCGGCAACAGCCGGCGTCCAGCTCCAGAGCCGTGCCTGGTTCAACGAAAACCTGGAGAGCAGCAACTACTACGTTCCTGCGGTGATCGCCAACATCGTGCTGGTAATCACCATGCTCCTCTCCAGCATGGCCGTGGTGCGCGAAAAAGAAATCGGCACCATGGAGCAGATGATCGTCACCCCCATATCAAAGAGTGAGTTCATCCTGGGCAAGACCATCCCCTTTGTCCTCATCGGCTTCATCGATGTGGCGGTTATCACTGCCGTGTCGGTCTTTTGGTTCGAGGTCCCCATTCGCGGCAGTCTTCTGCTCCTCTTCGGCGCCACGGCCCTGTTCCTCATGAGCGCCCTCGGCTTCGGGCTTTTCATCTCCACCGTCAGCACAACCCAGCAGCAGGCCATGATGAGCTCTTTCTTCTTCATCTTCCCGGCCATGCTACTCTCCGGCTTCGCCTTCCCCATCGAAAACATGCCCACCATCGTCCAGTACTTCACATATCTGAACCCGCTGCGTTACTACCTGGTCATCATTCGGGGGATATTTCTCAAAGGGGTGGGTGCGCAGGTCCTATGGCCCCAGATGGCAGGTCTGCTGATACTGGGGGGCATAATTCTGGCTTTCGCCGTGAAGCGTTTCCGGAAGACGCTGTCGTAG
- a CDS encoding ABC transporter permease, whose amino-acid sequence MKLQRVAAVARKEFIHILRDPRSLGMGIAIPMLLLFLFGYALTLDVDRVPLMVWDQSGTTESRDLISRFSGSRYFTLTGHAVTYREIERAIDRRDVLMALVIPPDFARKLRTGAAAPIQAILDGSDANTATIALGYAEAVTQSWSQRITVEQSKRLSPLPTVGRVDVRPRVWFNTDMASRNYIFPGLIAVIMMVISALLTSLTVAREWETGTMEQLISTPLRGPELIAGKLIPYFAIGILDFILSVLVGEFIFDIPLRGSLGLLFAMSLIFLLCALAFGLLISIITKNQRLASQIAMVTTMLPAFLLSGFIFPLDTMPAPIQAISRIVTATYFVTILRGIYLKGVGLEVLGKEAVFLAIFGVAVVVISVKKFRKKVE is encoded by the coding sequence ATGAAGCTCCAGCGAGTGGCGGCCGTGGCCCGCAAGGAATTCATTCACATACTCCGCGACCCCCGGAGCCTCGGCATGGGGATCGCCATCCCGATGCTGCTCCTCTTCCTTTTCGGCTATGCGCTCACCCTGGATGTGGACCGAGTGCCCCTCATGGTCTGGGATCAGAGCGGCACCACCGAAAGCCGCGATCTCATAAGCCGCTTCAGCGGGTCCCGCTATTTCACCCTGACGGGGCACGCTGTTACCTACCGCGAAATCGAGCGGGCCATCGACCGGCGAGATGTCCTCATGGCCCTGGTGATCCCCCCCGATTTCGCCCGAAAGCTCCGCACCGGAGCTGCGGCCCCGATACAGGCGATACTGGACGGCAGCGACGCCAATACCGCCACCATTGCCCTCGGTTATGCAGAGGCCGTAACCCAGTCCTGGTCACAACGGATAACAGTGGAGCAATCGAAGCGCCTGTCACCCCTCCCAACCGTCGGCAGAGTGGATGTGCGCCCGCGGGTATGGTTCAATACCGACATGGCTTCCCGCAATTACATCTTTCCGGGGCTGATCGCAGTCATCATGATGGTGATCTCGGCGCTGCTAACCTCTCTTACCGTTGCCAGGGAATGGGAAACAGGCACCATGGAGCAGCTTATCTCCACGCCGCTACGGGGGCCCGAACTCATCGCCGGCAAGCTCATCCCCTACTTCGCCATAGGAATCCTGGACTTCATCCTTTCGGTCCTGGTGGGTGAATTCATCTTCGACATCCCGCTGCGGGGAAGCCTAGGGCTGCTCTTCGCCATGTCGCTGATCTTCCTCCTCTGCGCCCTGGCCTTCGGGCTGCTCATCAGCATCATAACCAAAAACCAGCGCCTCGCTTCCCAGATAGCCATGGTAACCACCATGCTCCCGGCGTTCCTGCTCTCGGGCTTCATCTTCCCCCTCGATACTATGCCGGCCCCCATTCAGGCCATAAGCCGCATCGTAACTGCCACATATTTCGTCACGATACTGCGGGGAATTTACCTCAAGGGGGTGGGACTCGAGGTCTTGGGCAAGGAAGCAGTGTTCCTGGCGATTTTCGGTGTGGCAGTAGTCGTTATTTCCGTGAAAAAGTTCCGGAAGAAGGTGGAATAA
- a CDS encoding ABC transporter ATP-binding protein: MTTAASDMAVTLRDLEKRFGDFTAVNRISLDVKRGEIFGFLGPNGAGKSTTIRMLCGILQPTSGSGTVAGFDIVDQPEEIKKNIGYMSQKFSLYEDLTVEENIDFYSGIYRIPDAKKKERKEWVIRMAGLTEHRSSRTAILSGGWKQRLALGCAVLHEPPIIFLDEPTSGVDPLSRRNFWDLIYHLAGGGVTVFVTTHYMDEAEYCDRLALIYRGELIALGTPGELKTRFMAEEIVEVRCSRPQDAMEIIEALPGIGHAALFGRSLHVVAGRADAAIPAIGQALSAGGFTVDGIERIVPSLEDVFVSLIEARDRGTAPQGEFSR; the protein is encoded by the coding sequence ATGACCACTGCCGCCTCCGACATGGCCGTCACCCTCCGCGATCTGGAAAAGCGCTTCGGCGACTTCACGGCCGTAAACCGCATATCCCTCGATGTGAAGCGGGGGGAAATCTTCGGCTTCCTGGGGCCCAACGGCGCCGGCAAATCCACCACCATCCGGATGCTCTGCGGCATCCTCCAGCCCACCTCCGGCAGCGGCACCGTGGCTGGCTTCGACATTGTCGACCAGCCGGAGGAAATCAAGAAGAACATCGGCTACATGAGCCAGAAGTTCTCCCTCTACGAGGACCTGACCGTAGAGGAGAACATCGACTTCTACAGCGGCATCTACCGCATACCCGACGCGAAAAAGAAAGAGCGCAAGGAGTGGGTCATCAGGATGGCGGGGCTCACCGAGCACCGCTCCTCCCGGACCGCCATCCTCTCCGGCGGTTGGAAGCAGCGGCTGGCCCTGGGGTGTGCCGTACTCCACGAGCCCCCCATCATCTTCCTGGACGAGCCCACTTCCGGGGTGGATCCCCTGAGCCGCCGCAATTTCTGGGATTTGATCTATCACCTGGCCGGCGGGGGGGTCACCGTATTCGTCACCACCCACTACATGGACGAAGCCGAGTACTGCGACCGGCTGGCCCTCATCTACCGGGGAGAACTCATCGCCCTTGGGACTCCGGGGGAACTCAAGACCCGCTTCATGGCTGAGGAGATAGTTGAGGTGCGGTGCAGCCGTCCCCAGGATGCCATGGAAATAATCGAAGCCCTGCCCGGCATCGGACATGCGGCACTCTTCGGACGGTCGCTCCACGTGGTGGCCGGCCGGGCCGACGCGGCAATTCCAGCCATCGGGCAGGCCCTTTCCGCCGGCGGGTTCACCGTGGACGGCATTGAGCGGATCGTCCCGTCCCTGGAAGATGTCTTTGTCTCCCTCATCGAAGCGCGGGACCGTGGAACCGCCCCCCAGGGGGAATTCAGCCGATGA